The following are encoded together in the Microterricola viridarii genome:
- a CDS encoding response regulator transcription factor, whose amino-acid sequence MRVLIVEDEEFLADAIRTRLEMDAIAADIVGDGDAALQAVEINDYDVVLLDRDIPGTHGDDVCRALAADPEGPAILMLTAAGRLDDKVAGLELGADDYLAKPFEFPELIARLRALNRRQFSSHPPVLERNGVRLDPFRREVFCNGRHVALTRKEFSVLELLLKAGGGVVSAETILEKAWDENANPFTQTVKVTISTLRRKLGDPGIITTVSGVGYAIR is encoded by the coding sequence GTGAGAGTGCTGATCGTTGAAGACGAGGAGTTCCTCGCCGATGCCATCCGCACCAGGCTGGAGATGGATGCCATCGCGGCCGACATCGTCGGCGACGGCGATGCGGCGCTCCAGGCCGTCGAGATCAACGACTACGACGTGGTGCTGCTGGATCGGGATATTCCCGGCACCCACGGGGACGACGTCTGCCGGGCGCTCGCCGCCGACCCCGAGGGGCCAGCGATCCTCATGCTCACCGCCGCCGGGCGCCTCGACGACAAGGTCGCCGGGCTGGAGCTCGGCGCCGATGACTACCTGGCCAAGCCGTTCGAGTTCCCCGAGCTCATCGCCCGGCTGCGCGCCCTGAACCGGCGCCAGTTCAGCTCGCACCCTCCCGTGCTTGAACGAAACGGCGTCCGGCTCGACCCGTTCCGGCGCGAGGTTTTCTGCAACGGTCGGCACGTGGCCCTCACCCGCAAAGAGTTCTCGGTGCTCGAGCTGCTGCTGAAGGCGGGCGGCGGCGTGGTCAGCGCCGAGACCATCCTCGAGAAGGCCTGGGACGAGAACGCGAACCCGTTCACCCAGACCGTCAAGGTGACGATCAGCACCCTGCGGCGGAAGCTGGGCGACCCCGGCATCATCACCACCGTCTCTGGAGTCGGCTATGCGATCCGCTGA